The genomic window ATAAGAAAAACATGGCTAATGGTTTTTTCGacctaaaaacaaattttcaaccCATTATTTTACCCACAACACCTATAAAACATCATAGACAGTATGATAAACCCATTCATGACCTcgaaaaactcaaaaaaacatctcaaaacctgaaatcaacttgaaacaaaaaatcttatcaAGATCAGATCTATTTTTCTTGgcaatttcaagataaaaaaaaaaaccctttaatatgAGCTCTCCTCGTCAAAAGAAACAATTTGACACTAATTTTAACTATATTGGCTGCCAGATTTGATGCCAATGAATACTTTCTCTTTCTAGCTCTGGATTTCAGCAACTTACTCTCACCTCTCTCACACTAGGAgtcaaaaaataagaataatgaaatttatgatcaaaattgaattttctctttaatttgaaAACCGAAAGGACCTAgtatctataattttaaaagtataaggacaacaataaatattttgcctaaaatttttaaaaccacCCATTCCCtacttattttttactttgattccTTGTCTTTTAATTCCGTATTCCCTCGATAAATTGACTTATAAATTAGTCTAATATCaagccaaattaaaaaaaaattaaaaaaaatcgcaTTGTGAATAATCTATTTGCATTGCCATATAAGGGGATTCAGAATGCATTTTGCACAGTGAATCCCCAatgtgttttagttttttaattgataaataatatCTTGGGGCCTCATCTAATATATTAAGTTTTTAGGCTAAAACGATTGTTTGATATAGTATAAGAGCTATAACGACCAAAcagtcatgagttcgaatctcaccatcatCATTTTCTCCTCTAATTAATAAGATAAGGTAGTGTGAGCCTGTGCAAGTCACAAGTATAAAgagttttcatttaaaaaaatatattaaaaaataatataaattatattttatattctcaccaacttaaatttttatatttaaaaggtTATTTGATAGTATTGAAGGACACTCCGGAGTTAAGCCTAATCAAAGTAGTGAATTTTTTCCTAATATTCTAGTTACGGATAAACGGACctgatttaattgaaattgttttgataaaaaaaaattcattaaccCAAACTAAATTTAATCATGAATTAGCGGATCAATGGATTAGCCTACTGGATCGGCATCCCTTTTGGGctagagaataaaaaaaggaaaagattggAGAAAGCCCAGCCCAGCAGTAGGCGGCGATTCAATAAGTCTCGGGTCTCGTCTCGTGGTAAGCACGCAGCATCAGCAAGCGGGCAAGCAATCAGTGTATCAGAGAAAGCTAAAGGAAGAAAGGAAATGGCGTTCTTTATGAAGGGAGAGCCTTTGGTGGCGAAGCTAGCAGCTATAGCCAAGTTCGGCGTTTTTCCAGCAGCCATGGCTGCCGCCCTCTTCTATTCTCCACCTGATTACGTTTTCTCCAAGAAGGATAACTCCTCCAAATAATTGATTCTGTTCGTATCTCTCcccttatctattttttttatatgatcgTTTCCtatccattattattatttcaatatctaatctgattattgaaaaaaattggagATCTGGACTCTCTTCGATACCTATGCACTAGCATCCTCCACAATGGGGCGGCCCCCTACACAAAAGTACCATTGCGTTTACCACTGAGATGTTATGATCTAGTTGATATAGGAATAAGTTTACCCTTTACCATCCGTCTAGGCTTTTGGGAGCAACTGGCAGTTTGTTCCTGCTTTAGATACCTACATGATATCCAACTTTAATTGAGGATTAAGTCAAtctgttatttgtttttgataatagCTTATACTAGGTTGTTATGTGGTATGGAGGGTAGTGCCTGCTCATTTGTCCTCCCATAGAGGTAGGGTCATTAAGTCCAAGATTTGTTGATATTGTTTGTTAGGATTGCATTAATAAATTCTTATGAATAGTTGTTGTTGAAATGTTCCTGCATTAATTGTGTTATTCTCTGTCTAGATGGCCTTGGCCGTCTCATATCATACCCGAAAGTGTTGCTTGGAGTTTTTTGTTGCTTCCATGTAAGAGATCAGGTTTAATCTATCTATGATGTTATGAGAcctaattttttgtttggatgcttaggtttgtaattgattttgggATAGACCGTATGAGCTATTTGTAGAAGCTCATTGATCCCTTGCTGGTGGCAGGTAACAATGATTTTGTTGTGCTGTCTGTAGCAACTTGAGGTCCTTAGGGATGGCTGGTATacgttttttctcatttcttatgGTATTGAGGGTAATGCCTCCCCATTTGACCTGCCTCATAATTTGGGTGGTAGTACAGCTTTAGTGATGTGGATTGTCTTGAATTTTCAGTTTATGATTGCATTGAGTGATTTACATATACTTCATTAGCTTTCCTTGGTGGATAGGTGCATGATTTTTGTGTTCTGGAGAGAATGCATAGGCttttggttttgaacaagtTCCGGTTATGCAGTTTTATCTATTTTCTCGAACTGCAACTGGGTGTAGAAAACTCTGTTACTTTCCCCCTGTTTTTCCTTTAAGTCAGTTGTGAAACTCGAGTCTAGGATTCAACCTTTTCAAATCGCTCATTTCCTCTATACAAATACATCAAGGACTCTTATCTGAATTCCCGAAGTCCTTGAGTTACTTAATTGTATCACGAAAGCAAGACATTGTTGTGATTGATGCATGGACTTTATTCAATAAAAGATTTGTCCAAGTGTGATTTCTGCTTGACTGATGGGTTGATGGCTTACTTTAAACCCTCTAAACGTGCCAGAATTAGAAATCACAGCCTGAGACATGTCTCACTTTTATGTCTTCTTTTTGCGCAGGAGGTGCCTTGAAATGCAGTGAATGAATGTGCACTCCCATGATGTAGTTGGGTACATGTAATAATACACCCATCATAGGATGTAATAATTGTTGGATTTGGTGAGTAGGTTTTCAGTTAGttaaatgtttgtttgttttgttttttaattgaagaacTTTGAGTTGTGATATTTCTCAGAACCCTATGATGCAGCTTAGGGCTTTTCAAATGCATAACAATTGGAATTCTCACATTGCTGAATGCTCATTAGATCTCTGTCATGCAGGGAGCTCAGATCATCTGCCAAAATCATTTACCATAACTGTTTTCCTTGAGTTAGCAATGAGtgatgaatatttgtttttattagctATTTATTTACTCGGCTTTTTATCATCAGATAGATTACTACTAAAAGCATCTGTGAAGAGCAGGATTTTGAGTTTTCAATCCCCGACTCTGAGATTAGTAGttgcaagaggaaaaaaactTGCGCCCGACTACTTTCAATGGCTTTATTTTACAAGGTGCAAAGGATCTGTCCACATGGTTTTGTCAAGATTTAATACTCAAAAAAGTGGTGGGTTTTTTTACCATCATTTTTTCGTAATTGTGAAAGTAAGCAAGCTTATCGTGCCCCCAGCATATAGCATATCTTGATTAGCAAACATGCCAGACTGAAAATACAAAGAGCAATCTTATATGGAGAATATAATTATACTGAATTCAGTGTTTGCAAAAGAGGATTACACGCCTGCCCTGAAAATGAAGTAAAGCGATGAGTTGTAATGAAACCCCTCAGcaaataataaagaacaagtAATCAATTTTCCTAAAACAAGAGGACTCTAtaggtaaattaaaataattaaaaataagaggTTATCAGATGGATTTGGCAGAATCCAAGCCATGTCAGAATTCTAGGGTTGTTTGGAACTCTGGGACTGCCTTGAATGTTCTTCCTCCTCAGCCTGCGGGGGTGGTATCTATAACAggagtataaaaataaaacgcaTCAGAATAATTAAACAACGGTGTGATCTAAATTAACTGCAATTAGTCTACAGACTTGTAATTAACGAGAAGATGATACAGACATGGTAACTAAAGAATGAACCAGGTTGGAACATCATGGgccttttttcttctgtttggGGAGCTTGAGGATTCCAACTCCATGGTGTTAGGAACGAGTTTTCAGAATATAAGAAAGACATTAGACTTTGTAGTTTCTTTTCCCGTTGTTGTCTACACAGAAATTCCTGGTAATCAGTCCAAGCACGAACTTGTTCTGCTGTTATTGACGGATAAAAATAATTCTGCTGGTCACGGCCATATACATGGTGTCCTAGATATTGTTGTGACAACAGGGGATGATTCGGTAGTAATTGCTGTGGTGGTTCGTCAAAGATAGCCGCAGGATTTTGCTGACCCTGTGTTGGATATTGCAGGTCATGATGCTCCTGCAAtgattgctgctgctgctgcattttgtattcttctttaatcaaaCCTAGTTGTTTTTGTCGGGGCTTCTGGTTGCTGGTTTGAGAAGGACTCTTTCTTCTTGATCTGTTGTTCATGTTTATCCAACACTAGCACTTAGATCTCTACCATTGAACAGCCCGTCCTATGCTGCTTCGTATTTCTAATTAACTAGTGTAAGGTTTAAGTCCTCCTGTAATATTTAGGGCTTGCAGATTTCTTATTTAGTAGCTGTTACGTATACGTATACATGATGTAATCACTCCAGTCAATTTTAGGGTTTGTACCGCCATTGCTTCGAATTAAGTATTTTCTTGCTTTGCAAAGGTGGCCAAGCAATTTTAGCTTCCTGTTTTGCAAAGGTGGCCAGGCATGTTTAGGGCCTGTttgtattattatataaatatccaagtttgtaattgttttttggtcCCCAGAAGCTTCGATTGGCCTTGAATCATATAAAGGTAGGCTTTGGAGTGAAttaaatcctaaaataataataataattcacaaGTCCTAACCGttggatatttatatataaataggcTTGGTGCCTCAAATCCATGAACCATAACCCAGGTCCAATTACTAGTTCGTGCAATAAGTCAATAGAGATGGGCCAAATGAAAGCTGGGGGCGCTATGGACCAGAAAGGTGAAGAGATTTCGCAATAACTCGAGATCTCAAAGATTTTGTCGTTTGCAGGTTCATCATTAGGAAATTCTTAACCATAGTATTAAACTCGGTCGAATCCGTTAAGTTATGGTGGCAATATTGTTCCTTAAAGTAAATAATAGTATCACGCAAAATAACAAGAGCAATTTGATCTTAACTGGTAATTTAGATATATcatatgtaaaaattaaagaaattatttgtcACGAACTTAGGtagaattataatgatattgatgttgaaataaCTTGAAGGTGTCAAATTAGTGAACAACAATATTATCCTGTACCGATTGTGTATGATTGTAGTTTTAAGACAATGATTGATTCTTTCATTCAAAATAGTTTGAACATGATGATATTGTATATGAGTTGTCGATCAAAATCTGTGCGTGTCTCAACTTCTGCTAGTCCTTCAAATTTAGTTAATaaaggtaaaaataatttattgtcgAATGATTTGCTGTGAAGGATAGATGATCGTCTACTTATGTTGAACATCCATTACACAGAATTCCATGCACTCGAGCTTGTAGATTGTCTGTTCATGTTGAGCATTCACATTTACACGATGATCAGGTGAGCATTACTATGAGCATGGAGAGCATGCCTATGATATTTATGTATAGCAGGAGTCATAATACATGCCTACCAAACCAATCGACACTTCTATCCCGCGGTTGCAGAATCAACATCGATTAGAGGATATATTTACTGccattataaatatattttattttaatatattttcaatttaggttcaatttaattatcattaaatgttatattttggtgcaattataattgaattttttacatAAGAAGAGACCATTATTTATTATCGTACACATAGGTGGGTGTGATTATATGAGCGAGTTCAGCCATATGTggtccaaattgattttttgtatgTCAGTTATTTCAACCACATCAAGCTTGACCATGACTTGATCCATGCACTAATTGAGCGATGGATAAGTGAGGCACACACGTTCCATTTTAGGCATGGAGAGATGAAACATACACTACAAGATGTGGCAGTTTTGCTTGGATTGCCTATTGATGGACAAACAATTAAATCTATTGGTGTTCATAATAGGATTGCATTATGCAAGCAATCGTTTGGATTAacaccctttttgtttttttctaaattgaagGGGGGTAGCATATGTCTTAAGTGGATTAATGAGACATTTTCGACATCACCAAATAATAGTGATGGAGAGGTCTTATGGAGGTACAAAAtcaattatgatttaaatatGTTGATTATTTGTTATGACTGCGTTAATtattatgatgattttaatttgtttgcagGTATGCCAGAACATAAATACTCTATTTGTTTGGTGGTGTATTATTCACTGACCTCATAGAGAGGTATGTTCATTTGCTTTGTCTGACGCCCCTAGAAAATTTCGATGATATCCCTACATATAACTGGGGATATGCTGTATTGGCATCCTTGTACATGCATTTATGTCTTGCATGCACGAAGGAGATCAAAAAGGTCATTGGATGTTTGTTACTTCTACAAGTATGAAtcagaaaaatttaaataactatttaaatttgaattttttcatgcacaacaaaattaataaaatgtttttattttaaaaaaagttatggtCGTGAGAACATCTTCATATAGGTAGGCCCTAGATAATAAGATTGTCGGATATAAAAGTCCAAACTATGGGGGTTGCACTTCATCTCTCACCAGGATGTAAATATtgcaatgttattttttcatttatatacaTTTCTATTGTGTTcttaaaactttgaaaaacGTAATTAAACTGACATGTTTTTAATGGTAGGTGGTGTGCTAGAcgagtttttgaaaataatcctGCATATGTGCTAGCATTTTATTGGAGCAATCTTGATAAACAACATGCTATCCAGatattttttgaactatttgttaaataaaataattaactgcaccaaattattgttgtttgatatttatttaacttataATCTGCAGGTCATTTGGACACCTTATTCGAAAGAAAGATTGGTAGTTGCTCCATCTATCTGCACCGGCATGATGGATATATGGACATCAATGGTCCCATTAATATGTTTTGAGATGGTCGAGCTACATTGTCTGGATCGGGTAACGCAACAGTTAGGCTGCATACATCACATTGCAGTCGATATCAATACGAGTGATGTTTTGCACGTCATTACTTGTAGgggtaaaaataatgattatgaCTTGTTAGGCCGACATAGAGCTTATATATCACAATGAGAAGCATgaaagaataatatatttacAGAGATGCATCATGTGATTACTAACGAAATGTATATGGTTTTGTACATGAGTATAACACGACAAATCATTACTCCGGATCCCGAGCAGCATCCTCCACCTGGATATATGCAGTATGAGCAACATGCTTAGTGGATTCAACAACACGTAAATAATGAAGTCTTCTTATGATTAATATATGTTAATCGTTAAGttttatgtatttatcttttaatttaacattaatgttttattaatattaggtCGACTTAAAATCTCTGGAGAGAAGCCATCTCTTGATGATGCCATGACAGAGAACAAAGCCACTCAGGCAGGAGCTGGAGCTAGAGCTGGATTCGATCGTGCTACTGATGAGCTTAGATTATCTAGTAGATGACATAGATGTAGATAGATAGATgagttatgtttatattttttgggattacttgaatattgtataattgaattattttatattcattttgcatgtatatatgttttttttttttcattccttagGCTAGTTGTAATTATGGAATATGAAAATATGTTGAGTTTAGTTAGAATTTGTTGATTGCAATTATTGTcgttttttgcatgtttttttaagtaatacAAAATTTTGGCTGTAGTTCTTATATAGTGAAAACtctgtttaaattttaataaaattgtaaatattttaattctctaaaattataaagtaaataaaatttcagattaacaaaaactatgacttttataaatcttttcaggcttaaaacatgaaaatgacTAAAACCTTACAGTagtcaaaataatatgattattttggctataatctaattattttatcaaatttttagttgttttttagtgAACTGAGATATTAATTATTACGATTGAGAAAcgcaatatatattaattattacgAAACGTGACATTATTGAACTGACGGATTTTTGAACCTTGACATCTTCAAACTTTGATATCtttctaaatctttttaaaCCTTTAgtatttcaacatttaattatatttagatgTTAATTCTCCAATTTATCGCTATACAGGCATATAATTATCATCCAACACCTTATGCCATTTGTCATCGACTTTTTAACAGCAGCCTTTAAACAGAACTTTTTGTGTATAGGGACCAAGCTACGTACTTTAGGCATGGCAGGGTGAGGGACCCAATCCCatcatcaataataaattattttttaaaaaaaaaacttgtactCTATGTATGGACAACCTCCAATCCCATCCATGGCGTCATATCAAACAGAAACTGTTGCTGATCACTGAAAGGCTGAGAATCTCCATACCCCCATAAAGCAAGCAGCCAACAAATCTCGAAAACACAGCAATCCTTGGACAATAATTATTACAAGTACTCCTCAATCTTTACATAGATACGTGCATGGATAAATTTGCGAATTGCAATGGTGAGGCTACATCTTAGAGGAGCTTTACAACATACTACAATGTTGTATAGATGGTAACCCTTATATTATACTATCATTATTACAgcaataattaatgttttttgggGCCTTGAAAACCCCGTTAAGGATCCAATGGCCAAGATTCTCCAGGCAGTCTGATGGGAGTATCTAACATCATCTGCAAGCCGGCTCTGCTAAAACCAATTGAAGTGGACATGTCATGGATTATGGTATCTGCAGCAGAAGCAGATCCTGAGAACCCCAGAACATTACTACTACAATCCATCTCAAAAAACAAGGGATTGTTTAGGTATGGATGTGGGTGAGTGATCTTATCCACACCACCGAAGGTAGCATCATGGGAAAAGCTTGCTTCAGTCTTCAATGTGCAATCTTGATATGAGAGGATGGACTTGAAGAGCATCGATGGTGACTGGTTGTTGTTGTCCGTGTTCGTGTTTTTATTGGTTGATGTGGCTGTGCTGTTGATGGAGATGGGAGTGGGTGAAAAGGAGGGCTGCAAGCCATTTATTGACAGGACATGGGATTGGGAAACAAGAGGGTTTGGTATGCTTTTGAGGTCATTTTCTTGGTGTTCAGGAATCAGAAAAGCGTTTTGGAGGGCATCAATTACTTTGTTCTTGGATTGACATTGATCAAATAACGATGCTGATGCATCAAGCAATGGAGGCAATGAACCTGAATTGGCTGGTGAATAGACTTCCCAGAGGTGGTAGCCTTGTTCTGCTTGGAGAAACACatctttcttctctccttttttgtGAAATATCCTGCAAATCACCCATTCATCCTGAAAACAATAGCCATTTCCAAGGaatatgagaataaaatattaaaaatcaattacaataaACTTTATTACTTGCCATCTTCCCTTGATATAAGCCCGCAACAGTGTGTCATGGGGAAAAAGCCACAGCATAATGCAACATTAATTGTATGTATAAAGTTTGAATACAAGGGTAACATTTTGAACCAGACAGAACAATAAATGGAAGTGTAACCATTGACAATGGAACAGAGCTTATTAATCAAACCAATCACATCAAGCACTACCCTCCAAAGGTCAATAAACGAAGTGAAAATTGTCTAATCCGCGTGGACATGATCTTATCCCAGTTAAGATGAACAAGTCAACTcagaatcaaacaaaatatcacAGTAGCAAGCTAACTTGATTCCCACGGAGCATCTGTGGCGGGAAAAGGTGTCGGCGTTACATTACCTTACAAGTGTGACGGTAGGAGAAGTCACCGTCCAGGCGGTACTCGTGCATGACCCACTTGGTTTTTTCACCTCTAGGAGCTCTCCCTTTGTAGAAAACAAGGGTCTTTTTCATGCCAAGTAAAGCACCAGTGGAAGCACTGTATACTTCTCTGTCTTTGCCCGTGGCCTTCCAGTAGCCGGCTCCGGTGGCCCGATTTGTTCTCAGCCCTGTTGGGTACTTCCTGTCTCTCAAGCTGAAAAAGTACCATTCTCTTTCTCCCATCTTTGCCACATCTGATTAAACAACAGGAGAACCAACACCACAACAgcattaacacacacacacagacatgTTGCCCTTTCTCAAATGCACATTAATGAAATTGGGATTTTCTCAG from Populus trichocarpa isolate Nisqually-1 chromosome 5, P.trichocarpa_v4.1, whole genome shotgun sequence includes these protein-coding regions:
- the LOC7485659 gene encoding protein CUP-SHAPED COTYLEDON 3, which gives rise to MLAMEELLCELSSEGLNDQGLPPGFRFHPTDEELITFYLASKVFNGSFCGVEIAEVDLNRCEPWELPDVAKMGEREWYFFSLRDRKYPTGLRTNRATGAGYWKATGKDREVYSASTGALLGMKKTLVFYKGRAPRGEKTKWVMHEYRLDGDFSYRHTCKDEWVICRIFHKKGEKKDVFLQAEQGYHLWEVYSPANSGSLPPLLDASASLFDQCQSKNKVIDALQNAFLIPEHQENDLKSIPNPLVSQSHVLSINGLQPSFSPTPISINSTATSTNKNTNTDNNNQSPSMLFKSILSYQDCTLKTEASFSHDATFGGVDKITHPHPYLNNPLFFEMDCSSNVLGFSGSASAADTIIHDMSTSIGFSRAGLQMMLDTPIRLPGESWPLDP
- the LOC112327490 gene encoding uncharacterized protein LOC112327490; its protein translation is MNNRSRRKSPSQTSNQKPRQKQLGLIKEEYKMQQQQQSLQEHHDLQYPTQGQQNPAAIFDEPPQQLLPNHPLLSQQYLGHHVYGRDQQNYFYPSITAEQVRAWTDYQEFLCRQQREKKLQSLMSFLYSENSFLTPWSWNPQAPQTEEKRPMMFQPGSFFSYHIPPPQAEEEEHSRQSQSSKQP